The nucleotide sequence ATTGTGCTTCTTAAATAAAAAAGGCCGCTCGATGCGGCCTTTTTTATTTTGTTGGCGCTCTCAGGAATGCAGGTGCTCAGCGGCATGCAGGGTATTTTCCAGCAGGCACGCCCGCGTCATGGGGCCAACCCCACCAGGAACGGGTGTGATCCAGCCGGCGCGGGGTAGGGCGGTCTCATATACGACGTCACCGATCAATTTGCCGTTTTCCTGACGATTGATTCCGACATCAATGACGATTGCGCCTTCTTTGATCCATTCGCCTTTAACTAACCCAGGCTTGCCGGCTGCGACCACCACCAGGTCGGCATTTGCGACGTGAGTGGCCAGGTCGCGCGTGAATCGGTGGGTGACTGTGACTGTGCATCCACCTAGCAGCAGTTCTAGAGCCATTGGGCGACCGACAATATTCGAAGCGCCGACCACAACCGCATTCATGCCGTATAGATTGACGCCAGTGCTCGCAAGCAACGTCATGATGCCCTTTGGGGTGCATGGGCGCAGAAGCGGAATACGCTGAGCCAATCGGCCAATATTGTACGGATGGAAGCCGTCGACATCTTTATCTGGACGGATTCGCTCGAGCAGCAGCGAGGCGTCGAGGTGTTTGGGCAGCGGTAGCTGGACGAGAATGCCGTCGATTGCCGGGTCGTCGTTCAAGCGATCGATTAGCTCGCTTAAATCCTGTTGGCTGGTTGTAGACGGCAAGTCGTACGCCCGGGATATGAAGCCTACCTCTTCGCAGTCCTTACGCTTGTGCGCGACATAAACTTGAGAGGCGGGATCTGTGCCGACGAGAATCACTGCCAGGCCGGGAGCTCGCAAACCGTGGCGACGACGCTCAGCGACACGTTGAGCGATCTGCTGGCGAAGACTGGCGGCGATCGCTTTGCCGTCGATTAATTGTGCGGTCATGCGCGTGCTGAACCATCGAAAGGGAAAGAAAAAGGACGCGCATTCTCGCATGACCTGCGGGATGGGCAAAGGCAGCGCCCTGCCAATTCCCGTAACTCCTTTATCTCGCTGAATTTTTTACGTTTTACAGTTGACGCGGATAGATCACCCCATTAATATTCGCCCCGCTTGTCGAGCACAGCTAGCGCTGGGTTAGAAGGCAGGCGGATTGAAAGTTGATCCGCTAGTGCCAGAGCTTTTAATCTGTGCTTCGCGGTTGAGGTGCTGATGATTAAGT is from Pseudomonas sp. LS44 and encodes:
- the folD gene encoding bifunctional methylenetetrahydrofolate dehydrogenase/methenyltetrahydrofolate cyclohydrolase FolD; amino-acid sequence: MTAQLIDGKAIAASLRQQIAQRVAERRRHGLRAPGLAVILVGTDPASQVYVAHKRKDCEEVGFISRAYDLPSTTSQQDLSELIDRLNDDPAIDGILVQLPLPKHLDASLLLERIRPDKDVDGFHPYNIGRLAQRIPLLRPCTPKGIMTLLASTGVNLYGMNAVVVGASNIVGRPMALELLLGGCTVTVTHRFTRDLATHVANADLVVVAAGKPGLVKGEWIKEGAIVIDVGINRQENGKLIGDVVYETALPRAGWITPVPGGVGPMTRACLLENTLHAAEHLHS